ATGATGATTTTTACAAACGACTTCAATTGCACTATCCCATATTAGATTACTTCAAAATTCATTACGGTATGGAATCTGTCCCATTTGAAATACGGACGAAAGATTCTGCCGGTACAGCTTATGTTGAGTTGTACAATTTACAAAGTGAACTCACTGTTCAATGGCGTTTCTTTGAATTAGAAGATACCAATTGGATTGAATATCATGAACCTGTTGAATTGACAATGACCGGTTCCTTTGGCTTTCAGGCATATAAACGTGGAAAAAAATATGGCGATATTATTCATGCCCATGTAGCAATGCATGATGCCGTTTTTCAAACTGCTGTTTACCAAACCAAATGGAATAACTGGTATTCAGCCAATGAAAACGTAGCTTTAGTGGATGGTAAATTAGGATCACATCAATTCAGAGATGGCAATTGGCAAGGCTTTTGGGGTGATGATGCAGTGCTTACCATTTATTTCAATGCACAAAAAACTGTTTCATCTGTAACAATGAATTTTCTAGAATATTCCAATGCGTGGATTATGCGACCGAAAAAAATAACCATCTTGTTATCTGAGGATGGCAAGTCATTTCACGCGCCTAACGGGTTGACTGAAATTCCGGTGAACGCTGCAGTAGTTAATGATGTATCCATTAATCCGTTCAGGTTGCAATTTGATGAAATAAAAATAATGGCCATGAAAATTCATGTTGAGAATTACGGTATTCTTCCGGCATCTCATCCGGCAGCCGGACAAGAAGCATGGTTATTCCTAGATGAAATAATTGTAGAATGATAGAACTTGAATTGTGTTGTGACTCGTATGATGCTGCCTTGATTGGTGCTGAATATGGATTTAAAAGAATTGAACTTTGTGCCGCGTTAGATGGAGGAGGATTAACACCCAGCATGGGAATGATTCAACGTTGTGTTGAAGTTAAGAATATTGAAACACATGTGATGATTCGTCCTCGTGGTGGCTCATTTGTATATTCTCAAATTGAAATGGAAATCATGGCACGTGATATTATTGCATCTGCTGTTTCAGGGGCACGTGGTGTTGTATTCGGATGTCTTAAATCAACAGGTGAATTAGATTTACCCACCACCATGACCTTGGCTGAAATTGCCCGCAGACAAAATCTTCAATACACTTTTCACAGGGCAATTGACTACACGCCTGATCGTTTGCAAACTTTGTATTCTCTTGCTCAAGCGGGTTTTGCACGCATACTCACCTCAGGCGGAAAATCATCAGCAGAAGAAGGTATGTCGGAACTAAAACAACTGGCTGAAGCCGGGCATAAATTTGGAATACAGGTGATGGCAGGTGGTGGTGTCAATGCTACCAACGCTCGTTCACTGTTGAATACCGGCATTCATGCCTTGCATTTCACGGCACGAAAATCTCTCACCGCTACAGCTCAATCAGGTATGGGAAGTGATTTTATTATTGATCAAGATAAAATAAAGAACATCATAAAAGCCATCATGGATTAAGCATGAACATTAGAAGAGGCATATCGCTATCACTTTTGTTGTTCATGGCATCAGCTAGTTGGAGTCAGGAAGATATTTTTATACTTGATGATTGGTATCTCTATTATCAGAACGATCAGCCACCTGTTCCTGTAACCGTTCCGGGTTCAGGTTTTGGTGATCTTCTTGCCAATGAAAATAAAGAACTAAACTATACTGAAATCAACGAACATAAGGGGGATTTTAAGTATCCTAACCGATATATCTGCACCTATTTTTATGATCAGACCGTAATGATTTACGATCATCTTGACTTAGTTTTTGAAGGACTTGATACGTATGCAAAAATCTATTTGAATGATTCTCTGCTTTTACAATCTGACAATATGTTCAGACAATGGGAAGTAGATTTGAAAGATCTATTAAATGAAGGAACGAACTATATTGAAGTGGTGTTTGAATCTCCGATTGATTATCACGCAAAAACATTACAGAATCAAACATATCAATTGCCAAGCGGAAATGAAAACGTAGAGCAAAAAGTGGCAGTTTATTCTCGCAAAGCGGCTTATCAATTCGGCTGGGATTGGTGTCCCCGATTAGTAACGCACGGCATTTGGAAACCTTGTTATATCAGAGCATGGAATGATTTCAGAATAACAAATTTTATCGCTCACACGCAGTCAATCGTTGATAGCAGAGCCATGATGCAGTTTAAGTTTCATTTGTTTTCAGACAGCACATACCAAGATCCTTTTTATATAGAAATGATGGGGAAAGAATTCCAAATTTATATTCAGAAAGGTACAAAGGAGATTGCATTCTATCATGAAATATCAGATGCAAAACTATGGTGGCCTAATGGATACGGTGATCACCCTTTATACTCATCAACCCTAAATGTATTCAATCATCATCAGGAAAAAATTTATACTAAAAATGTATCGTTTGCTATACGAACGGTAGAATTAGTGAATGAAAAAGATTCTATTGGAACTTCATTTTACTTCAAGGTAAATGGCAAACCAATTTTTATGAAAGGCGCAAATTATGTGCCTCAGCATTTGATACCACAAAGTGTAAGCAACGAGCAAACCGAATGGCTGTTGGAAACAGTGCAACAAGCCAATATGAATATGCTGCGCGTTTGGGGTGGCGGAATTTATGAGTCAGATTTTTTTTATAATCAGTGTGATCTGAGGGGAATTATGGTTTGGCAAGATTTTATGTTTGCCAATTCTATGGTTCCGTCTGATAGTAATTTCAGAAAAACGGTGTCTGCTGAAATTCATGATCAAATGTACCGTTTGAGAAATCATGCCTGTATTGCTTTGTGGTGCGGTAATAATGAAGTTGAAGTGGCATGGCAAAACTGGGGTTGGCATAAGCAATTCGGATATTCTTCTCAAGATTCAACAAAAATTATTGCAGATTACCAATTCTTTTTTCACCAACTGATACCGAATATTGTGAAAGAACTTGATCCATCCCGTTCTTATATCTCATCATCACCACAAAGTAATTGGGGTAAACCAGAAAATTTTAATCATGGTGCTATGCATTATTGGGGTGTGTGGCATGGACGTGAACCAATTGAAAATTATCAAACGAATGTTGGCAGATTCATGGTAGAGTATGGATTTCAGTCGTATCCTTTAGGTGAATCACTGAGTAAATTTTACCCAATTGATAGTTTTAAATTTGATTCAGAATCTTTCAAGAAATTACAGTTGAGTTATATTGGAAATGGGGTAATTCAAGCCGAAATTGAAAAACATTTTGGAGTATTAAGTTTGAATGATTGGCTTCTAGCGTCTCAATACATACAGGCACAAGCATATAAAACAGCAATCATTGCACACCGGTTAAAGGCACCACATTGTATGGGCACTTTGTTATGGCAATTGAATGATTGTTGGCCGGGCGCAAGCTGGAGTTTGATTGATTTTAGTAGACAAAAAAAAATGGCTTTTTATATGATTGAAAAATGGTATGCGCCAACTATTGCGGTGATTGAAAAAACAAAATCAGAAATTATTTTAACCGTGCACAGTGATCATGACATTACTGCAACAGTCAATCTTACCATTCTAAGTGAGCCGTTTGGAGATGTTTTTCATAGGTTCAGGATTCCGTTTACCTTAAATGCCTTAGAAACTAAAGAAGTATTCTCACTTCCCCTCAAAAAAATAAGCAGAAAAATTGATCAGCAGAAAATGGTCATTGAGATTTCAATTGCAGATATGGATGATCAGGTTTTTTGGTCTGACGAAGTGGAGTTTGGAAAAATTCATATTTCAGAATTATATCAAAATTGATTAAGTAACAATTATCATGTGTCTGGCTATAGTGCAAGGGTTTTTTTTCCTCTCCTAAATCCTCTCCAAAGGAGAGGAAGGCCATGACGCAAGGGATTCCGAAAATTGCGAAGTTACGTCACTTCCTCTCGCCTGTGGAGCGAGGAAAGAGTCGTGAGTAAAAAGCGCAAGGGATTCCGAAAAGTGCGAAGTTACGTCACTTCCTCTCTCTTGCGGAGTGAGGAAAGAGGAGTGAGGAAAAAAACGCCAAGCTTATCTCAGAAGAATTATTCAGTATAAATTCCGGTGTAGATATTTTCTCCTTCTTTGACAAATGCGCGATACATGCCTTCAGAATTAAATGACAACTCTATATTCCCTTTAGCATCAATAGCTACCAGACCACCTTCACCTCCAATTTTTACGAGTTTATTTATTACTACTTCATCACAGGCTTGTTTTAACGAATATCCTTTGTATTCCATCAAACAAGAGATGTCATAAGCAACCACTGATCTGATAAAAAACTCACCATGCCCGGTGCAACTCACGGCACAGGTTTTATTGTTGGCATAAGTCCCTGCTCCAATGATGGGGCTATCCCCTGCCCTGCCGAATTTTTTATTCGTCATGCCACCCGTTGAAGTTGCAGCGGCAATATTGCCAAAACGATCTAAGGCAACCGCACCAACAGTGCCGAATTTCTTTTTATTATCTTCAGTCTTTGATTCTCCGCTGTGATCTAAAAATATACCATCAGTTTTCAAAGCTTCCTGCAATTGATCAAACCTGGCCTGAACAAAAAAGTATTCATCTGTTTCAAATACTGCGTTGACAGATTTTGCAAATTGTTCCGCGCCTTCTCCGCACATCAATACATGTTCTGATTTTTCCATAACATCACGTGCAAGAGAAATTGGATTTTTAATGCGCTGAACACCTGCAACAGCACCTGCTTCCAATGTGTCTCCGCACATAATAGAAGCATCTAATTCATGTTTGGCATCATGGGTAAAAACAGCTCCTTTGCCAGCATTAAAAAGAGGATTATTTTCAAGACAACGCACCGCCGCCTCTACAGCATCCAATGCTGATCCGTTTGATTTCAAAATAGCTTCCCCTGCCTGGATGGCTTCTTGCAATGACAGCCTATACTGCTGCTCTTTTTCAGGCGTCATCAAAGATTTTAAAATGGTTCCGGCTCCGCCGTGAATGGCTAATGCGTAGTTGGACATGTGTTTTTTTTTTTGTGGTGAATTTAAGGAAAGATTTTATTGTTAGCCAACCGGCTTAAAATAAGTTACGAATGTGAATAATCTTGATGTTTCATTGCTGCAAATAATCACCAACATAGCTGTCCTTCAGAATTAGGCTACTTATTTAATCATTCATAAAAATGAAAAGTTGTGCGCTCTTACTGCACTGTCAAAATTAATCTGTCAATTTCGGTGTAAATATTTTGTGTTGATTCAGATAGGTTGCTACCACAAAGCGTAATTTGTACAAAATTTAAGTATTCCTGATCACTTTCAATTTTAGCTGTTGTTTGATCAAAAACGACGCCTCTGAGATTGGTCCACAGGTTTTCATTTTTAAGTCGGATCCAAAGTGTGAACGGTCTGTGTTCACTCCTCTCAATCACAGCCCTAAATTCGTGACTGCCAATACTACAATAAATATGAAGAGCTGTGCTGCTTGGCAAAATCAATTTCTTGAAATAGATCGCCAACCTTATTTCAGAAAATATTGAATAATCACCCGAAATAAAATGAGTTGCACGCTGGCAAGCATCTATTGTTGTATAGGTGTTTAACATCAACAAACCTCCGTCAATTTTTGTATATACCGAGTCTTCTGCAGAGTATTCAGAATAAAGTTCCCACTGTTTGGTATCTGAAAATTCTGAATCAAGAACCACCTCCCCTTTGGGTACAGCTTTCTTACAACTGATAATACTCAAAAGTGATGCAGCTACAAAATAACCCTTTAACCCTTGATTGCTGAAATAATTTTGCATTGATTTAGTTAATGAATTTTCACTCCAAAGTCTTGATAGTCATGGTCAATTCGCAGGAATATCGCGATTGTCCTTGTTTTGTTTAAATATAGTGAAGTCTTAATGTACTTTTACTCCATAATGTAAGCAGTCTTCACAAGCTTCCCAAGGTACACTATCTTCAACGTAATAAAGTAAGTTGTCGATGCTAAAAAAAATATAAAGAGAGTCGCCTACGAGAATGTTTCTTGGCGGTGTGTTGGAGAAACCACCACTTGCAAATACAGTGCGATTTCCCGAGTGATCTTTCAATCCATAAATAATTACGCCCGCCAATCCTGAAATATGCTCATCTCCATTTATGCCTGGTTGAAATTCAAAATTGTACCTGTTTGCATAGTTGATAAAAATAATGGTGTCATCTAATTCATTCTCGTTAATAGAACAGCTACAGATCATATCATAAAAAGAGTCATTGACAGGGTCATACATATTGTATTTCCCTGCAAACTTTTCGCAATAGTGTTCTTTTGGATAGTCTTCTTTCGGAAGATATTTTTTACAACTGATAATCAAGAAACATAAACTAATCCAAAATAATTTTTTCTGTAAATTCATATTCACCGTTTATTGCGTGCAAAATATAAGCCCCAGCCTCTAAATTAGACAAACTCAGCATTTGACGATTTCCAATAAAAAGCTCCCTAAGTACACAATTACCCAGCATATCAAATATTTCAACGATAGTCACCTCTGACTCTATCTCGCTGGGAATGGTTAAAAACAAATCACCATTCGATGGGTTAGGGTAAACGCTAAATACAATACTTTCATCTGTAAACGATACCACTTCAGCCAATTGGTTATTTATCCATGTGTTATAATCAGACAACAAGAATAATGAATCTTCTGATGCCTTATTTGACATGACCACAATATATCCATTGAAAGTGAGATTATGACCTATTATACCTGCTCCCACTTCTGTATCACAACCCAACAAAATGGCTTCGTACCAGTACAGTGACGGTGGGACAATATCCCCTTCATTATAAATGTACAAGTCATTTTCAATGAATACACTCCCGTCTGAATGAAATTTTCCGTCCCACCAGAAAGTTTTATAGGGTGATTCAGTCGTTGGTGTTTCAAAAATGTAGCACGAATGCGAATAATTATTTGGAAAATCGTTAATACTATTGTGACTATGAATTACCTGAGAATTGGGATACCAACCAAATCCACTCGCAGGCCACACAGTAAACTGCCAAGCCGTTGAACGATAGGCATCGTATGGGTTAGAGAAATCGGTTACGAAGAAGACATCATTAATTTCATCACCATTTGGCGTAAGCATAAAGAAAGGATCTGGTACATCGTAGGTTAATTGATTAACAGGGCTACAACATTCCGTACATATATCGCTGCAAGTAAAATCTGGAAGCCAGGAATAGTTCGTTGCATTGCCTTGCCAGCCTGCGCCAACGACAATATTTTTAGCCGTAAAATGTACTCCCGAACCAGCAGGATCAACGGTATGACCGGGAGTTAAATCTTGTGTCCCAAGATAAATAGTGTTCGCAGCTCGGATATCACCATCGAAGAATGGATCGTGATTTGGGTTTCGGTTATCAATGTACAAGTTCTCTTGACAACCAGGACAAAGCACGTCAATTGTGATAGGAATAGTAATCGACCCAGCACCACATGCGTTATTATCGGTAAGCAATACATTGAATATATACTCACCAGGTAACCAAAAATTGGTTACCTCGAGGCATAATTGGATGGCTTCGTGATTAGAAGGACTATTGCTTATTGCGTTGATCTGATAATTAAATATTGAAGAAGGAGGAGTACCTGTTGAAACGTCGACTTGGACAAATTCGTTCGGACTATCAGTCGAATAAAAATCAATGCAAATCTCCTCCCACAACTGAACATAGTAATTGGACGAATAATTTACCAGAGTAGGTTGAATATTTGGATTTTGATGAACGGTGATTGCAGAAAATAAATCTTCTGAGTTGCAACCAGAAGTAGTTGTCGCCGCCACGGAGTATGATGTAACCCCAGAATTTGCAATCGTATTTATATTTGTCAATCCAACACCACTTTGTCCGTCGCTCCATGTGTATAACCAATCTGCAGGTGCACCTGTCACGGTAAGTTCAAATGGAATACCTTCACAGTGTGGAAGTCCATTATCACTTATTGTAACTACAGGATCAATCATGCAAAATTCTTTTGTCAGTTCACTATAGCATCCTGCGTTATTGTATAGTTTTAACGACACGTTGTAGCATTTCCCGGTGGATGGAAATTCTGCAACTGCAACAAGTTCATTATATACATCTATAGACGTAATCAAATCACTTTGAAGACCGGATGTGCAGTATGTTATTCCGTCATCCTGGCTTGAAATTTGCCACATATATGAATCATAACCGCTCGAGGCTGACCAGTCTGCAATAATATCTCCAGCGGGACAATATGTCGGGTTTAAGGATAAGCTAATCATAGGTTGAATAGCACTACCAATTGCTTGTATTGTGACATCATCAAGGTGCAGATAATTTGTGACCTTTCCTTCTATATCAGGTGAATATTCTTTAAATACACCAATCGTGATGTAACCGTTTCCGGTAAATCCAGCAGTAAAACATCCTGTGATTTCATGATAATCTCCGTCGGGTGGCAAAGTACCTTCAATCTGAGGATAGTATGTCTGCGAATATGGAGTTGGTACAAAATCATCATCTTCAGGCTGGAGTTGTGAAATAAATGCACCAACCTCCAAAACAGTTGGCCCACCATCATTTCTAACAAAAAATGAAACCTCATAGGTTTGACCTGCTATAAGCCCAGTGATCTCTCCGGTAACCATTTCTTTGTAGCAATTATCATCTGAATTATCTGCTGTACCAGCAAACCCCGCATGCCCCGCACCAGAGTGCGGTTGATAACCAAAATCGCTAATGTCCTCTGAACCAACTAACGGAGATAGCCAATCTGACGAATTATAACTGCTGTGCCAAAACTTACAATTATTTAATGACCAATAATTTATATCTGGATGAGGTATATTCTCCATCTCAAAAGAAGAATTTAGAATAGACTGACCATAAGTAATAGTGCCGCATAAGAAAACCACATAAGATGTCCACTTTTTCATAGTCAGTTGTTTATTGTTTTTGATTTTTCCGTTTTTAAAGTACTAATTTCGTTTTTTAATCGTTCAATTTCAGTATTCATTTTAATCAATTGCAAATATAATTCTTCAATTTTTTCCATCTGAATGCGTTGCATCTCTCCCAAATCAAGCCCTTCTTCAGTGAGCTCCTCTTGGGAAGGCACTCCTGGTAAATGCCCATTGGATTGAATATAAACTTGTGTTTCAGGCAACGACATTAACTCGTAACCAGCGTTAAAAACGTAATCTGCCCAAGTATCGACATTAACAATCACCCCTCTACTTCTTAATTTTCCGTCATCCTCCAACTGCAAAATTTTATTCCCTGCATATGAATACACCACAATAGCATGTCCTTTACCATTATTGATCACAAAAGAGGGGGATGTACCAATATTCGTCATTTTAATATTTCCGTCGTTGCTAATGGAAAATCTAGCCTGTTCAGCATCACCTCCAATTTTAACTCCGATGTTCACTAAAGTCTGAGTGTCGTTCGGTGAAAAGCCGTTGAATAACGCTTCACTTGTCGCACCGGGGTTTCCGGCAAGAAAACGAAAAGCATAGTTTACCCCAGCTACATGCAATGCAAATTGCGGATCATCTGTTCTGATACCAACATTTACATCAGGACATGCGGTAAATAATTTCTGTGCAACCGCCCACCATTGAGCAACTCCACCATTGGCTGTGCAATAATCAGTAGTTAGCCCCTGCGGATTAGCAAAGGCGTTGATTATTCCGGCAACTGATCCTTTGATTAAATTTCCGTTAGGCATTATTAAAACAATTTCAGTTTCAGCGGTCAAAGTTGTTGCATTGCCAAGCCCTTCCATTTTTACATTGCCCAATAGACGTGTATTGCCATCAACCTTTAACAGGCTATCAATGCGTACATCGCTTTTTGCTTTGATGTCACCTTTTATAATAACATCTTGTTTGAATTTTGCTTCCTGATCAACAATTAACTTTTCTTTAGCGTACAATCTCTGTTGCACTACCAATGAATCAGTTATTACTGTTGGATTCTGGGCAATACTGATTGAACCAAAAGCCAAAATAAAAGAAAACAGAATGAGTCCTTTTATGTTACCAATTGTTTTGATAACGCACATTTTTTTCAAGTACATAATAATAGATAGTTGAGTTAAACTTTTGCGAACATAGTTATTTTATTCAGTTCAAATATATAATATCCAATATGTTGTATTATTTTCAAAGCAATATTAATCAATTGATCCCTAACCTTAAACAATTCAGATCGAAATATGTTACACTTTGTTTTATATACACACATTCTTTTACCTTCCGATTAAGAAATATTACTCAACTTTTTTTTAATCCATTGACCAATGGGATTTCTTTTTGCGTGATTCAGGATAATTCAATAAATTTACCCCTTGTCGTTGGTCAGTTTAAAGCGTTATACCAATTGTATTATGATTTTGGTACAAAGCAAGACGGTATAATACCGATGCAATAGCTGTTTAGGACAACATTGTTGGACTTTTACAGATATGCTTTCGGTATTATGCATTGAAATAAACAACGGTACTATTTGAATAACAACACACTATGTCAAAAAACTTAAGTGAATTATCAGGCCGCAAAGGGGTAGATGAAAATCTTTTTGAAGAATTAGGAATAGCTGCACGCCGCAATGGCACAGTATCTAAGGCCAAAATGGAAGAACTGGCAGATAAATTTCTGTTTGGAAAAGGAAATATCTACGGAACTGTTAGTTTTTATGATTTTCTGAAAGAAGAAAATAAAGGAAAACAAGTCTATGTTTGCAATGGCAGTGCTTGTTTGACTGCCGGCACGCAACACGATGTGAAAGAAAAATTAGGTTCGGTTTTCAAGGCTGAAGAGATTGGTGAAATGTGCTGCATGGGTCGTTGTCATGAAAATGCAGCCTTCTCTTATAAAGGCAAAAATTATTCTGGTGCTGACATTGATGCCATTCATACCATCAAAGAAGGAACCGGAAAGACGAAAGAAAAATTCACGGTTGATAATATCGGAACACAGATATTGACTTCCATGTTCCCCGGAGTTGATTATTACTATACTACGCTGGCAGTAGCATTGCGCAGATCAAAAGAAGATTTGTTGCAGGAATTAAAAACGTCAAATCTACGCGGCCGTGGCGGCGCCGGATTCCCCATAGCATTTAAAATGCAAACAGCAAAAGACATGGATAGCGCCATCAAATTTGTTGTTTGTAATGCAGATGAAGGTGATCCGGGTGCTTATTCTGATCGTTATTTATTAGAGGAGCAACCTCATTCGGTTCTGCTTGGTATGATGATAGCCGGTTACGTGATTGGTGCTGAAACGGGCGTACTTTATATTCGTGCTGAATATCCTGAAGCAATTGATATTGTTCAGAAAGCAATTGATGCCTTGCGTTCTAAAAAATTATTGGGAAAAAACATTTTGGGCACGGGTTTCAATTACGATTTTAAAATCATTAAAGCGCAGGGAGCGTATATCTGCGGTGAAGAAACTGCCTTACTCAATTCAATTGAAGGTAAACGACCTGAAGTGCGCGTACGCCCTCCCTACCCTGCTCAGCAAGGTTTGTTTAATAAGCCAACCATTGTAAATAATGTTGAAACGCTTGCCTGCATTCCGTATATCATTCAAAATGGAGGAGCAAAATTTGCAAGCATTGGCAATGGAAAATCAACCGGAACAAAATTAGTTTGTCTTGACAGTCACTTCAACAAGCCCGGCATGTACGAAGTTGACATGGGTACACCGTTAGACATAGTGATAAAAAAATTAGGCGGTGGCTATAAGAAAAAAGTGAAAGCACTTCACATTGGTGGTCCGTTGGGTGGCCTAGTTCCTTCCAATAAAACAAAAGATCTTACCGTTGATTTTGAATCGTTCAGTTCAAATGGTTTCTTGCTTGGACATGCTTCCGTTGTTGGTATTCCTGAAGAATTTCCGATGATTAAATACATTGAA
This genomic stretch from Crocinitomicaceae bacterium harbors:
- a CDS encoding copper homeostasis protein CutC; its protein translation is MIELELCCDSYDAALIGAEYGFKRIELCAALDGGGLTPSMGMIQRCVEVKNIETHVMIRPRGGSFVYSQIEMEIMARDIIASAVSGARGVVFGCLKSTGELDLPTTMTLAEIARRQNLQYTFHRAIDYTPDRLQTLYSLAQAGFARILTSGGKSSAEEGMSELKQLAEAGHKFGIQVMAGGGVNATNARSLLNTGIHALHFTARKSLTATAQSGMGSDFIIDQDKIKNIIKAIMD
- a CDS encoding glycoside hydrolase family 2 protein, with protein sequence MNIRRGISLSLLLFMASASWSQEDIFILDDWYLYYQNDQPPVPVTVPGSGFGDLLANENKELNYTEINEHKGDFKYPNRYICTYFYDQTVMIYDHLDLVFEGLDTYAKIYLNDSLLLQSDNMFRQWEVDLKDLLNEGTNYIEVVFESPIDYHAKTLQNQTYQLPSGNENVEQKVAVYSRKAAYQFGWDWCPRLVTHGIWKPCYIRAWNDFRITNFIAHTQSIVDSRAMMQFKFHLFSDSTYQDPFYIEMMGKEFQIYIQKGTKEIAFYHEISDAKLWWPNGYGDHPLYSSTLNVFNHHQEKIYTKNVSFAIRTVELVNEKDSIGTSFYFKVNGKPIFMKGANYVPQHLIPQSVSNEQTEWLLETVQQANMNMLRVWGGGIYESDFFYNQCDLRGIMVWQDFMFANSMVPSDSNFRKTVSAEIHDQMYRLRNHACIALWCGNNEVEVAWQNWGWHKQFGYSSQDSTKIIADYQFFFHQLIPNIVKELDPSRSYISSSPQSNWGKPENFNHGAMHYWGVWHGREPIENYQTNVGRFMVEYGFQSYPLGESLSKFYPIDSFKFDSESFKKLQLSYIGNGVIQAEIEKHFGVLSLNDWLLASQYIQAQAYKTAIIAHRLKAPHCMGTLLWQLNDCWPGASWSLIDFSRQKKMAFYMIEKWYAPTIAVIEKTKSEIILTVHSDHDITATVNLTILSEPFGDVFHRFRIPFTLNALETKEVFSLPLKKISRKIDQQKMVIEISIADMDDQVFWSDEVEFGKIHISELYQN
- a CDS encoding isoaspartyl peptidase/L-asparaginase, giving the protein MSNYALAIHGGAGTILKSLMTPEKEQQYRLSLQEAIQAGEAILKSNGSALDAVEAAVRCLENNPLFNAGKGAVFTHDAKHELDASIMCGDTLEAGAVAGVQRIKNPISLARDVMEKSEHVLMCGEGAEQFAKSVNAVFETDEYFFVQARFDQLQEALKTDGIFLDHSGESKTEDNKKKFGTVGAVALDRFGNIAAATSTGGMTNKKFGRAGDSPIIGAGTYANNKTCAVSCTGHGEFFIRSVVAYDISCLMEYKGYSLKQACDEVVINKLVKIGGEGGLVAIDAKGNIELSFNSEGMYRAFVKEGENIYTGIYTE
- a CDS encoding T9SS type A sorting domain-containing protein; translation: MKKWTSYVVFLCGTITYGQSILNSSFEMENIPHPDINYWSLNNCKFWHSSYNSSDWLSPLVGSEDISDFGYQPHSGAGHAGFAGTADNSDDNCYKEMVTGEITGLIAGQTYEVSFFVRNDGGPTVLEVGAFISQLQPEDDDFVPTPYSQTYYPQIEGTLPPDGDYHEITGCFTAGFTGNGYITIGVFKEYSPDIEGKVTNYLHLDDVTIQAIGSAIQPMISLSLNPTYCPAGDIIADWSASSGYDSYMWQISSQDDGITYCTSGLQSDLITSIDVYNELVAVAEFPSTGKCYNVSLKLYNNAGCYSELTKEFCMIDPVVTISDNGLPHCEGIPFELTVTGAPADWLYTWSDGQSGVGLTNINTIANSGVTSYSVAATTTSGCNSEDLFSAITVHQNPNIQPTLVNYSSNYYVQLWEEICIDFYSTDSPNEFVQVDVSTGTPPSSIFNYQINAISNSPSNHEAIQLCLEVTNFWLPGEYIFNVLLTDNNACGAGSITIPITIDVLCPGCQENLYIDNRNPNHDPFFDGDIRAANTIYLGTQDLTPGHTVDPAGSGVHFTAKNIVVGAGWQGNATNYSWLPDFTCSDICTECCSPVNQLTYDVPDPFFMLTPNGDEINDVFFVTDFSNPYDAYRSTAWQFTVWPASGFGWYPNSQVIHSHNSINDFPNNYSHSCYIFETPTTESPYKTFWWDGKFHSDGSVFIENDLYIYNEGDIVPPSLYWYEAILLGCDTEVGAGIIGHNLTFNGYIVVMSNKASEDSLFLLSDYNTWINNQLAEVVSFTDESIVFSVYPNPSNGDLFLTIPSEIESEVTIVEIFDMLGNCVLRELFIGNRQMLSLSNLEAGAYILHAINGEYEFTEKIILD
- a CDS encoding DUF4200 domain-containing protein yields the protein MCVIKTIGNIKGLILFSFILAFGSISIAQNPTVITDSLVVQQRLYAKEKLIVDQEAKFKQDVIIKGDIKAKSDVRIDSLLKVDGNTRLLGNVKMEGLGNATTLTAETEIVLIMPNGNLIKGSVAGIINAFANPQGLTTDYCTANGGVAQWWAVAQKLFTACPDVNVGIRTDDPQFALHVAGVNYAFRFLAGNPGATSEALFNGFSPNDTQTLVNIGVKIGGDAEQARFSISNDGNIKMTNIGTSPSFVINNGKGHAIVVYSYAGNKILQLEDDGKLRSRGVIVNVDTWADYVFNAGYELMSLPETQVYIQSNGHLPGVPSQEELTEEGLDLGEMQRIQMEKIEELYLQLIKMNTEIERLKNEISTLKTEKSKTINN
- a CDS encoding NAD(P)H-dependent oxidoreductase subunit E, encoding MSKNLSELSGRKGVDENLFEELGIAARRNGTVSKAKMEELADKFLFGKGNIYGTVSFYDFLKEENKGKQVYVCNGSACLTAGTQHDVKEKLGSVFKAEEIGEMCCMGRCHENAAFSYKGKNYSGADIDAIHTIKEGTGKTKEKFTVDNIGTQILTSMFPGVDYYYTTLAVALRRSKEDLLQELKTSNLRGRGGAGFPIAFKMQTAKDMDSAIKFVVCNADEGDPGAYSDRYLLEEQPHSVLLGMMIAGYVIGAETGVLYIRAEYPEAIDIVQKAIDALRSKKLLGKNILGTGFNYDFKIIKAQGAYICGEETALLNSIEGKRPEVRVRPPYPAQQGLFNKPTIVNNVETLACIPYIIQNGGAKFASIGNGKSTGTKLVCLDSHFNKPGMYEVDMGTPLDIVIKKLGGGYKKKVKALHIGGPLGGLVPSNKTKDLTVDFESFSSNGFLLGHASVVGIPEEFPMIKYIEHLFEFTAHESCGKCFPCRLGSTRGKELVKKSLDGTFKIDRVLFRDLLETMETGSLCALGGGLPLPVKNALQYFDKELKPYFTK